A portion of the Dehalococcoidia bacterium genome contains these proteins:
- the ispD gene encoding 2-C-methyl-D-erythritol 4-phosphate cytidylyltransferase, with translation MDGRDKLFIPILGKPLLLYCLEAFERSRHVGSIAVATASESVTRVREIALEHGISKLVAVVHGGARRQDSVSNALTALGQVDIVIVHDGARPFVDDEIIARAVDEAHSCGAASAAVPVKDTIKVATPEMTVASTPDRDTLWAAQTPQSFSLDLLKEAHSRIKHDVTDDAAMVEALGRTVKLFMGSHDNIKVTTPEDITVAEAIARVRLETSPR, from the coding sequence ATGGACGGCCGGGACAAGCTCTTCATTCCCATCCTCGGCAAACCGCTACTGTTGTACTGCCTGGAAGCCTTCGAGCGCTCGCGCCACGTTGGCAGCATCGCGGTTGCGACAGCTTCCGAGAGCGTCACTCGTGTCAGGGAAATCGCGCTCGAACATGGCATCTCCAAGCTGGTTGCCGTAGTTCACGGCGGTGCAAGGCGGCAGGACTCGGTTTCCAATGCCCTAACCGCCCTTGGGCAAGTAGACATCGTTATCGTCCATGATGGCGCGCGTCCCTTTGTGGATGACGAAATCATAGCGCGTGCCGTCGATGAGGCTCATTCCTGTGGAGCTGCATCTGCCGCCGTTCCCGTCAAGGACACGATCAAGGTCGCGACACCGGAGATGACCGTCGCTTCGACCCCGGACAGGGACACCCTTTGGGCAGCGCAGACTCCACAGTCATTTAGTCTTGATCTGCTCAAAGAGGCGCACTCGCGGATAAAGCACGACGTGACCGACGATGCTGCGATGGTTGAGGCTCTCGGTAGGACCGTCAAGCTGTTCATGGGATCACACGACAATATCAAGGTGACTACCCCAGAGGACATTACGGTGGCCGAGGCAATAGCTAGGGTCAGATTGGAGACATCGCCGCGGTGA
- a CDS encoding 2-C-methyl-D-erythritol 2,4-cyclodiphosphate synthase → MYRTGIGVDVHPLVQGRELVLGGVAIPHDTGLDGHSDGDALVHAVIDACLGATNLGDIGAHFPSSDPKYLGVRSTILLSETMRLLQAGRWRLEYLDATIVAERPKLRPYIGDMRAALAEAMQIEYELISLKATTTDHLGFVGREEGICCIVVVTISKA, encoded by the coding sequence ATGTACAGGACTGGTATCGGAGTAGATGTTCACCCACTCGTGCAGGGCAGGGAGCTTGTCCTCGGCGGTGTGGCCATTCCACACGACACAGGCCTGGACGGCCACAGCGACGGCGACGCCCTCGTCCACGCCGTAATCGACGCCTGCCTTGGCGCAACGAACCTGGGCGACATCGGAGCTCACTTTCCGTCTTCCGACCCAAAATACCTCGGAGTGCGCAGCACCATTCTGTTGTCTGAGACAATGAGGTTGCTTCAGGCCGGAAGGTGGCGGCTCGAATATCTTGATGCTACAATTGTCGCCGAACGACCCAAGCTCAGACCCTACATCGGCGACATGCGCGCCGCGCTAGCCGAGGCCATGCAGATCGAGTACGAGTTGATTAGCCTGAAAGCTACTACAACAGATCATCTCGGATTCGTCGGCAGGGAAGAAGGGATCTGCTGCATCGTAGTCGTCACCATCTCGAAAGCATGA
- the cysS gene encoding cysteine--tRNA ligase, with protein sequence MRLYDTLSGQLHDFDSPNGQVRMYVCGITPYSSSHIGHAMSAVSFDVVRRYLEFRGFNVKHIQNFTDIDDKMIAAANERGIEVSDLAYANIQEYIDAMGELNVAPAHEYPRATQEIDKIVEIIQSLIDKGYAYDVDGDVYFRVRRDEDYGKLSHRSIDDLLSGARIEIDERKEDVLDFALWKSQKPDEPAWDSPWGPGRPGWHIECTAMSIKYLGESIDIHGGGEDLVFPHHENEIAQSESFTDVEPFARFWLHNGMLRLGVEKMSKSLGNIISLPEALDKFEPQALRLFFLSSHYRSPLFYSEEVVHSQERAIRRLRQALRVESGSGPSVISDDFRTRFVEAMDDDLNTPRALAVLFDLTREINRGRDHDADVSDAQKALSDLAAILGLDLTESEDDADTSAGPFIQLLVDLRSDLRAARQFDQADRIRDELTNLGVSLEDTPAGTEWTLR encoded by the coding sequence ATGAGACTCTACGACACCCTCTCGGGTCAGCTACACGATTTCGACTCTCCCAACGGGCAGGTCCGCATGTACGTTTGCGGAATCACCCCGTACTCGTCCTCCCACATCGGTCATGCGATGTCCGCGGTGTCGTTCGATGTCGTCAGGCGGTATCTGGAGTTCCGTGGCTTCAACGTCAAGCACATTCAGAACTTTACTGACATCGACGACAAGATGATAGCCGCCGCCAACGAGCGCGGTATCGAGGTTTCCGACCTCGCATACGCGAACATCCAGGAGTACATAGATGCGATGGGAGAGCTGAACGTGGCTCCCGCGCACGAGTATCCCCGGGCGACGCAGGAAATCGACAAGATCGTCGAGATTATCCAGTCCCTGATCGACAAGGGATACGCCTATGACGTCGACGGTGACGTCTACTTCCGCGTAAGACGCGACGAGGACTACGGCAAGCTTAGCCATAGAAGCATCGACGACCTCCTCAGTGGCGCCCGCATCGAAATCGACGAGCGCAAGGAAGACGTACTCGATTTTGCCCTGTGGAAGTCACAGAAGCCTGATGAACCCGCTTGGGACAGTCCTTGGGGTCCCGGTCGACCCGGCTGGCACATCGAGTGCACCGCGATGTCGATCAAGTACCTTGGCGAATCGATCGACATTCACGGCGGCGGCGAAGACCTCGTATTCCCGCACCATGAGAATGAGATTGCTCAATCCGAATCATTCACCGACGTGGAACCATTCGCCAGGTTCTGGCTCCACAACGGGATGCTGAGGCTGGGTGTCGAGAAGATGAGCAAGTCCCTCGGGAACATCATCTCCCTGCCAGAAGCGCTGGACAAGTTTGAGCCTCAAGCGCTCCGGCTTTTCTTCCTGAGCTCGCACTACAGGTCTCCGCTCTTCTACAGCGAAGAAGTCGTCCACAGCCAGGAACGTGCAATCAGAAGGCTGCGTCAGGCGCTCCGGGTTGAGTCTGGTTCTGGCCCGTCAGTGATTTCCGATGACTTCCGCACCAGGTTCGTCGAGGCAATGGACGACGACCTCAATACACCGCGTGCCCTTGCGGTCCTCTTCGATCTCACAAGAGAGATCAATAGGGGACGCGACCACGATGCCGATGTTTCGGACGCTCAGAAGGCCTTGTCCGACCTTGCCGCCATCCTCGGCCTCGACCTTACTGAATCAGAAGATGACGCTGATACATCCGCCGGTCCGTTCATCCAGCTTCTTGTGGACCTCCGGTCAGACCTTCGCGCCGCCCGGCAATTCGACCAGGCCGACCGCATCCGCGACGAGCTTACAAACCTCGGTGTCTCCCTCGAAGACACTCCCGCTGGCACGGAGTGGACCCTGCGGTAG